atgtgtccattctgaagtcgTATCAGAACACAACCTCGTGGACCCGTTCAtgaagacgcttccagcaaagcaattcgagggtcatgtacgtaatatgggattgagagaaatgcctcacttgctttaagtacaagtgggagattgttaggagtgtgtcctaaaagcatgtaaagacatttgtttttctgtgaataaataaatacaatggtttattattattgtcatatttagattgttaaattaatttttgaataattttgtaaatatcagaaaaattccatattcattattgaggatgtgatcttgtattagtacgagagaattaagatcacatgaatgaataaaaatagtcaacaatgacaaattaaagttatggaattctttaattggagttgtaagtacggtttactgagtatcataatgatataaataatctagattcagattattgatgtggtaagacatctcagtaaatgtgctttatataatacgATTATATaagacatggaccgatatgaattaaagtctttatccaaaaaccatttaacaataaaaacttgtaattcatatcataacagatgatcatttatagattaacctaaatcctgagtgttcatgaactcctgttcatgtttattaaatcttttgattcattcgttaaggtctcttcaaagaatgaggctaatgacttttgttttggagatttaatatcatggatggctgggaacatgtatcaacaatacggaatctaatatttcctaacggatcgtatattagttcccttaagggttaattctggaactgaatgattttgagctcaaatctataattagattatagattaattattcactagtgaattaatggtacttaaggaataagaagtaaattagaaaggttaaatggtaattctcccattctaatttatgaactaattaattagagggttgaactattgtaagatggttatatcaatggacaacttaagaaaaagatttctgtaaaagtatatttataacataaagagtgcaattctgaatttatagtggagtaatatcagaattaataaattaactattataattaaagagttcaattatttagtttcaatttattggagcttaatgttataggtccatggtccctgaaatggctcaaacaatcactgtcaaaggcaaatacaaaaaatgggcaaaaagggcttatgtgataagtaaaatatttttctatgtatcaaacataattattgtttaattatgtgtaattaattaattatttgatttatcaaaaatataattaattttgaattaatttatttttgggatttttggtatttaaataataataaaaattgggaaaaatcacatgcctgcacaggcatgtgctacacgtgtggcacagtgcacaggcactgtgctacacacataagagatggactgagcctcttgattccacaattttagttatttaaatattaaataaataattagatattttaatatgattaaaatattattatttaaacaaaaatctgataactgatcagttattttgaatttgtttaaaataacaaatattttaatatattggatattattaaatattggatattagTTTTTCACAAAACTTAATTTtgcagggatagaaaaatatctaggaatctctctcagagaaagagaacagtgaaataatcaaaagtcattgttcttcacaaaacctaggtccaaaagtttatcagatctcatgtgttgtaacatctgataaatagtttattgcctattatttgtatagcgagcccacactcgttctttgtgtgactgagaacattttggaagatcttggtgtgagatctcaaggattcagtcatacgaaaagatagcagttatgaaggacctgaggtaatttttctattcttgtcattgattcaatatgtatatgcatgtgaagaagtagatctagaaatcttatgggattaatctaacaatatGATTGTtattccgctgcgcataatctctgatttgatcaataaaaaccaacaatgtgtcaccccctaagtggcgtagcatcgccaaaatgcgaagggcttcaaaagccttagcaggcgatgcatcgcctatcACCTGATAGGCGATACATCGTCTGCATGCACGCGATACATCGTTTGGGCAGTCTTTTAGGGCCgtacagtttacgtaaaatgctccaaatgatgtgtttttaatgctctaatcctattggttagactaatgatgacgcatacactataaatatgagttATTAGAGTGGTAAAGTCTTGATCatactttccaactctctctctctctaacctctctctctagaTCTCAAAGATCAAACTTTTCtctaagaaactcatcaagctttgcttgacttgcatgagttttaaggcttgttaaatcccaaatcaTATTCCACTTAGTTGAAATAGAGATTTTGAACAATAATATTCGCATTGTGTATAAGTCTTAGAGTTCCCCaagttgaagattcaagttgctctaaatCAAATGTTGTGtctatctaaccctaactttTTTTTGTATTGCTCTATTGTATTTTCaatgttagtattgatgattaaatgttaataaattcatcttatcatcatttaatcatttaattatttatattcaagattaacattcatgaacatgtttattttattataaaaaattgcACTCATATTTTGAATTTAGATCTTGATTAAGAATTATtgcattatttttattatttattgttgatttgcaaagagtaaatTATATATTCCCAACAAAATGTTGGTTTTAAGTGAATTAATGTTCCATGTAATGTGTCACATCGGTTACATAAAACCAACGTCCCATgtaatattttttgtttatacTACAAATAGTGAAATAATTATCAAATGTTAATATGTTCATATGTATCAACatatttgtttaaattttttaataacaaTTTCATTATCAAAATATATAGATGTATAGATATGAAGTTTATAAATTTGctctaaatttaaaaaattatatcataataaTAAGAGTACTCCTTTTGGCTTTTTTAATCACATTTATTTTAAAAGAGAGCTATATTTACACCTCAAACTAAATACATTCTATtccataaattaaaaatatatatttatttataaatacacCTTATATATTTCCTATACTAGGTCTTAATTTGTACACtcctttgtaaaaaaaaatcaaaattatttattaatatttaaaatttgggaattaattatttttaataataaatttgaatttttcttgataaaataaataatttaataaaaatcataGTTTAATACAATCCTAAATATAAATTTATGAAGAAGTAATAAAACAATACACAATAAGCTTACTTTTATATTCTATGATTTTTCAGTAAGAAAATTTTATTGCTATGTTGTTATAAGGTGAATATAATTTTAAAAGAATAgaaaaactcaatttttttttttaaataaaattttaatttgattatgATACAGTATCTTCGGCAAAATAAATTGGGAGTGCACTCACAAAGTCTAAAATTTTACAAACAAAATTAAAGATTTAAAGTgatatattttaatcattttacttAAACATAAATATACCTATTTATAATATTTCGATGTATAAATGTAATTCCTCCATTTTAAAATAcacattatcaaaattaacatttttctatttacatataaatattttacaatatatcatacatcaatttatttatttgtttttttataaatatttttgttatttggcctttttctttgttttttcacaacacatatatcaaattaaataaatatcacaCTACTTTGCAATGGAACTTTTCAGTTGACTTCTTATTTAAGCCACGGAGCATATTCACCATTCACCATTCACCATTCACCATTCACCATTCACCATTCACCATTCACCATtcatatcaaaataatattctccGAATATCTGttttcttaatggaaagtttGCTAATCTTGAATCCTTCTATCTAACTAATAAACTTTGATCGTGATTAATGTAATTTTGAATTATGAATTAACTACTTAATTCTATATTTATAcatgaatttttattttaagctaattgttttttttttcttctatttagTATGAGATCTATATTATATAGTAAGAAACTATCTTATATTagtattaatttttttgaaaGATTATGTTAATAATAATTGGAACTATATCCAGGAAAAAAAATTGTTTCAGGTATCTTATCTCATGTACAATTTTTTCTAAACAATCAGATATGTATTTCATTTTCAAacgaaattaaataaaaatactaaaaaaagaaaactaagaaaataaaaaataaatagatCTTACGACGCCGTTTTCTCTCAGTGCATCTCTTTCGCGTTCCCCGCTAAATTTGTATAAAACCGCCACCTCTCTCGACTAGTCAGCCTCAATCGATCTCTCTGATATTTTCGATCGCTTTCACTTTCCCACAAACCAAACACTTtttacatcatttttttttttcaaatactgTCCTCTTTTGGCTCGTTATTGTAAACCCATCTGATATCATTGTGAGTTTCATTGAATCAttctctttctttatttttctcaTCTGTGTTTTTTTCATGCCTGTTATTTAGGATGATGATCAGAATTGGTAATTTCTTTCTTTAATCCGCTAATTagctttttatgttatttttccgGGTTTTGTTACTGGGTTCCCCCCCCGCGCCCTCTTTTTTGGGCCCCGATTTAGTTTGATGGATGAGAAATGTAGTATCAGTATCCATTGAAAAATGAAACCTTTGATTATAGGCTTCTGAATGAGTTGGAGCATAATCGATTTAGGTCTTGCCTTGTTAAATCATAAgttgtttgatttttatttatataaatttaagtgattttttttatgtaatataCATTGTTCTATCCCATTTTGGATCACTTTTACTTTGGTATTCATTTGAAATCGTCATGGAATGCTCCTTTACTTGTCTACCAGCCTGATTAGCTATTTGCGTGGGCCGGATTTaagtgcattttttttttttttatattttactttctttgatgaagaataaaattctcttTTCGTTGGAGGCGTAAAAGGAATATATATGTGTGGTATAAATTTAATGTTTTAAGCATTTTGGTATGGAATAATCTTTTGGCTCATTTCTTGTTTTGGTTTTGATAAAGCCATTGGATTAACAGAATGGATGCAACTGTTGTTCTCCACCAATCCGTTGGGGGTATTCAACTCTGTGGATGTGATAGTAGTTCTGGGTCTGTTAAGATATTAGGGAATTCCTCTTTGAGATCTATCTCAAAGTGTTTTGCAGACGACACTGGTTTTTTCAGAAGAGGATATTGTAACTTTAAACCCTATAGATTACATATAACTCGAGCTTCAACTCCTCATACTTCATGGGCAGATCAGGCTGCGATATCTACCTCACCTAATACCACCAACAATACAAGGAGAACCCCAGGTGagggttatttttatttttctacatAAAGATGCTCTTTTTGTACATGAATAACATTGATAAACCACCATGTTGTATGGTTTTGTCGATCATTTTATATTGAATTATGAAACCTAGGAAGACACAATTATCATTTGCCACTTCGGTTTGAATTAAGATTGAGTTTCTGGTATCATTTACTAACTGTTGATAACATTTACTCTTTTTTGTAGGTGAAGCTGCTCTGATATTGATTCGACATGGTGAATCCTTATGGAATGAGAAGAACTTGTTTACTGGTTGTGTTGATGTACCCTTGACAAAGAAAGGTGTTGATGAAGCAATCGAAGCTGGGAAAAGAATTAGCAACATACCAGTAGATGTAATATACACCTCCTCACTTATTCGTGCTCAGATGACAGCTATGCTTGCCATGACTCAACACAGTCGCAAAAAGGTACTTCTGTTCATAttgttaaaattattatttttacttaTATATGTCAAGCATTTTTGATCgattatttgaaatattttatacTTTGAAAGTGAAACATGATATATCGTAAGCGCCCTTATTATATTTTTGCCAATTTCCAAGAATGCAAATCATATGCTTAACCAAATCATCACCATAGGTGCCAATCATCATCCATAAAGAGAGTGAGCAGGCAGAAGCTTGGACTCAAATTTACAGTGAAGACACCAAGAAGCAATCAATTCCTGTTATAACGTCCTGGCAATTGAACGAAAGAATGTATTTTTCCACTACACACTTTACAACAATTAACTTGTACATTTCCTACAAATTTTTTAAGCAGATTAAAATGTGTGATGTTTTTATATTAGGTATGGAGAACTACAGGGTCTTAATAAGCAGGAGACAGCTGAAAGATATGGTAAGGAAAAGGTACACGAGTGGCGTAGAAGTTTCGATATTCCTCCCCCGAGTGGTGAGAGCTTGGAAATGTGTTCAGAAAGAGCTGTTGCCTATTTTAGAGAACATGTAAGTACACCCCAGCTGTTCCTAGTATCTTACATTCATAGCGAGCGAATTTTTAAAATACTTGGTGTATCTTTTAGGATATTCAGTTGTAGGATTTTGTTTTGGTCAAAAGTATTTCAATGTCTGCTTAATGAAGAATTCGATTGCAGGTTGAACCCCATCTCCAATTAGGAAAGCACGTGATGGTTGCTGCTCACGGGAACTCATTGAGGTCTATAATTATGTATCTTGACAAATTAACTACTCAGGAGGTAGCtaactatattttttttagttgtcCACTGCTAAGTAATATGTCTTATAATGAATTTTTCTGAATTTCTGGTTGACAGGTTATTAGCTTAGAGCTATCAACTGGGATCCCACTTCTTTATATTTACAAGGATGGGACATTTATGAAGAGGGGAAGTCCTGTGGGACCAACCGAAGCTGGAGTATATGCTTATACTAACGTATGACCCCTTGATTTTCTAAGTTGTtcgatttattaattttttactcTTTTAAACATTTTCTTTTCACCTTTTCTTTTACTGCTATCAATATTAGTTGATTTCGTTATGGCTtatgcaaaaaataaaaataattaaatatgtaGAATATGTCTGTCTTTTGAACTTCATCCCTAATATTCGCGCTTCAGAAGTTTGCATTCAAAGTCAGTCTACCGGGCCATGGATCGTTACTCTGCTTCTCCGTTCTTTGTGTGTGGTTTATGCATGTGATTAATAATTGTTGATTGATTTTTATTTCCCAGCAAagaaaaaaatatcttttttttggtaattttttattatattttaacagttttttctttctaattttataTGCAGAATCTAGCTCGTTACAGGCAAGAATTGGATGAAATAGTGCATTAAACTATTCATAGAAACAGTAAGCCCTTTGTTAAATTATCTTCTCCTAATACTGTTCAAGGCAAGCATTTGTTATGTTAACTAAATGCTTACTATTAAATATGGTCAAGCATTTTAACTCCACTATTTAGGCCAAGTTTGAAATTTCTTTCAAGTATCTGTCCTCTGTCAACTTTTAGTTTTGCTTGTAACAAATCTGACCGCAATATCAACACGACTCAAATAGAAGGCATCCCCCAACTTCTATTACCAATTACCAATTTTAACATAAGAAAATCTAATATGTTAAGCTCAATGTTAATAGTACCGATTTGCTTAATATGCTTCTCATTTTCTGCAGGACAATCAATGTTAACTTTGGGTAGGGAAGGTTCTTCAAACACAATGGACATAGCATTACTGAAGAATTTTTTGTAGGAATAATTCAAGAAGGCTATAGGGTTCATATATGCAGAAGTTAACTGAAAACTCTTGTGGAACAATAGCAAGTCTTAAGAGTAGAGTCTACAGAAGTTTCTGCATCATTACCTTACATTGCTGAAAATCGTGTTAGAAGCCTGGTAATAATGTTTAAGAGTCTTAATGAGTAGATTGTGGTAGCTATATATGTTTTCCAATTTCCAAAAATGGTAGGAAATATCATTAGAAGTCAATATATGATGAATTTGAatcattttctcatttgtttgtgaTGTGGGCATGAAAGCCTATGAAAAAGTTTGCCAGACTTGGATGAAAATGGTCTTTTATGCTTGTAGCTTTCTTGATTGCATTTACTGATTAAATTGACCTCTTTCGATGCTTTCTTTTGCATCTTTGCACTATTGTTGTAATATGAcctaaaattaataatatttgtgTGGTGAAGATCGAGTCTTAGCTATGAGTTTGATGATTTTTTATTTCCTGAATAATAATATGATGTGGTCACATACGGCCTGGCCTTGTACATTCCTTTAGACATAGATAAAGAGGAATTAATATATAACTTTGGATCAATATTCCTTTAGAAGGATATAAATTAACAGAATATCTAATACAATTTCAAATGTGGTGCAATGATGTGTTTTAGTGCAATAGGATGAAGAAGAAAACTCCTCTAATGCAAAAAGTCGTTAATTTGATATATGTTAATAGTTTGTCTAGTACGACATATCAACAAATAcattgtttttttatatatatatttattttaaatgaattctaataaaataaaataaaaatgtgcatttattattttataacttttatattttaatagCATTCCATCTATCGGTTATGTATTAGATCATAATTCTAAATATTGTGTCAAAGATAGTATTTAgttacattttattttaaatttgccATTAGCATTAATACTTGCATTAGAGATCGATTAAGGATATTTATATATGGGGCTATTCCAGTAGGGATTTTATTTTGTACTTATCGATagggttttttaattttttatttttggcacaTAAATAAGTtgtaatcttaattttttatatagcgatgtacattatagttataatagATTTTTTATCATTTCGACTAAgttattaaggaaatcatcttttaaaTTCTTATACAAAAGCTTATAGTCTCATATCTATGATAGATACTCTcattcaattatactactgaatccccaagatgtaagtataggctatgaCGTAGGGACAAACttttaacgaacaagtcaaaagactcagataatataattaatagaaatatTATAACTCAAAATTTAGATCGACTTGACCTATGATCAATGttttgatattgattagattcgtTAATAATGATACTTAATTGTCGATTAATAATCAGTGTCAGTCCTAGTTCGATGTAAGAAGATACATATGATGTTATCTACCTAGTTAAtgtcttggacaagacatcacaccatTGTGTATGTAGATCGTATCGTAGATTACCAAATCAGTGAAAGTCCTAtgcactgatttaatcttaggactaattcttttgaacatatatttataattataatccagtgtgacctagtcactataagtgtaactatacatatgttcgagattttatagaTATTTGTATTAAGTAATATTCATGTGATAGAACTCATTGGCAATACAgttgaaaaaaaatgatttcttcttcttttattgataattaaaacagttacataagaaatatgattttgcaagggcataaaaccccaacacttacAAGAAACTTTTCAGGAACCACAGGTGCAATAGCGATTCAATCCCTTGTAGATATTTCGTGTACATCCCATCGCGGGATTCAATCACATTTAAAGATGGTAGTTAGCAGTTGCTTGGACTTATACTGGAGTTATCCCATACCTGAGGACTCACATTGGTGCTCGTTGTGTGATAGGTGTACTTGGTTTATACTCATGTTAAGTCTCGAGCACCCTAGTGAGAGCCATGtcgattttataaaaatatatttttgggaaaaATAATGAAGAGCAACCTcgttttatttataatatgataaaaataaaaaccTTGATTGCTCACCCAATAATAATCTCATAACAAAATTATTCAACATAAGAGATGAAACCTtagaaaacaaaatattaaaCCTCAAATTACTCAAAAACGGTAGATCGACCCTAAGTTGAGTGTCAAAACTATGAGCACTTGTGAGTTGTTCATCGGATCTATCCTTCGACCTCAAGCTCGATGTCTTCTTGCAAATTCACTTGAGGTAGAGGCTGAACCAACTACACGAGGTACCCCTTCCTAATGATAAGAACATGTCTAAGAACAAACCCTCACTCTAGCGCAACTTGATATTGTTCAAATTAGTCAATCAGATGTGCCTAAACTCATGTAAGAAGAATTTCactagaaaaaaaatatgatcAAGGTGAAAACTAAGAGAAATTTAATGGGAAAAATAAAAGAGACGGGACTTATAGCGGTTCGACTATAATCTTGAGCCTACATCCATTGCAATTTTTCATAACGGAGAGAAAATATAATAAGAGAATCCAAAATCTCCAATACTCCTTTGTAAATAAGCTTATCTTCTATTTGTAAAGAAACCTAAGGGTGGTTTGGTCATTTAAGATGGGGTTTTTAGCATAAATGGCCTTTCAGTTTTTCGTTGTTTGGAAATTTATTCTTTGACAAATTTTTTTGGGCAATCAAGTCCTTGAATTTTAAAAACAGTAGCtctaacgtcccaaatttgctaataagacttagtgccttgattagtgtgtcgggagggtaaaattggatttatatgtgaatataattgaataaatgtgtgattatgtgaaatatatgggTTGTATTATAgtatgactatttatgcatgcttatgtgtattaaatgtgattgCGGGTCCGTTTTGGTGAAAAAGagcattttttgtaattttggcccattgaggatATAATTGCAATTATATGTGCTTttgtgagtgggaccacattattatgtggatatatttgagatatgtggCCCGAGACGATCCTTGTGagcaatttggcagaaaagtcacgCCGGGGATTAAAACcaagctcagggtgagcctatgAGTATTTTAGAAATTTGGTGAACTACTGAGGgtattggagtatgagttataattGGGGGAAAATATTAGTGTTTGGGAGATTAGtgagattaattgagaattttaaaattttgaggtttagcgggaaaatagtggcaaaagacgattttgcccttgggggcattagaGAACTAAGGTAAAGGccaggggtaaattggtcttttccctagccttggaacAACCTAATCACTTAAAAGCTCTTAGAAACTAGGTCATTCACTAAAACACGTTCTCTGAgctcactctctctttctctcttcgtgctctctctctctccacctTAGCTTGTTGGAGTTCTTGGGTTCTTTTGAGAttagcttgggaattgaaggagaTTCAAGCTGTGAATTGGGTTAGGAAGCAGCTTGAGGTCGTAtctactcaattgaggtaagaatcctcCCCTGTCTTGGTGAATTCTTtaattggtttaagttttgattgagttttaaaCTCAAGAGTGGGCTTTGGGTGTTGTTGAAGTTTTGATGAAGTTTGTGGGTTTATTTTGATGTTTATAGTATATTAGTGATATTCCAGGGCTTAATTATGGGCTTGGTTATTAATTGGGGTAAATTCTGTGAGTTTAGGCTCAGAGAAAAGattaaaaatctgggttcgcagggttgcGCCACGGTGCTGTtcttggagcgccgcggcccgcatgaactcagaggctaggGCAGTTCTCTGAATCGCCTTGGTGTCGAGGCGCCTGGTGGGCTGCGGCGCAGTGCGTGTTCAAGGAGATAGTTtggggggctctctgacttgtagagtgCCGCGGCCCTTTGTGAGGGTTGATGTGACTCTAATTGGGAAAGTTTGCCAAAATGGGGTTTCGa
The genomic region above belongs to Humulus lupulus chromosome 1, drHumLupu1.1, whole genome shotgun sequence and contains:
- the LOC133804701 gene encoding 2,3-bisphosphoglycerate-dependent phosphoglycerate mutase 1-like, translating into MDATVVLHQSVGGIQLCGCDSSSGSVKILGNSSLRSISKCFADDTGFFRRGYCNFKPYRLHITRASTPHTSWADQAAISTSPNTTNNTRRTPGEAALILIRHGESLWNEKNLFTGCVDVPLTKKGVDEAIEAGKRISNIPVDVIYTSSLIRAQMTAMLAMTQHSRKKVPIIIHKESEQAEAWTQIYSEDTKKQSIPVITSWQLNERMYGELQGLNKQETAERYGKEKVHEWRRSFDIPPPSGESLEMCSERAVAYFREHVEPHLQLGKHVMVAAHGNSLRSIIMYLDKLTTQEVISLELSTGIPLLYIYKDGTFMKRGSPVGPTEAGVYAYTNNLARYRQELDEIVH